The following DNA comes from Streptomyces pristinaespiralis.
CATCGTCCATGTCGCCAACCGGCTGCCGACGACCGTCTGGGCCGGCTGTGAGCCGCCCGTCTTCGTGGACGTTCCCGATCACCGCACCGAGGTCCTGGGTCTCGAGCTGGCCTGCGCGGACTACCTCGCCGAGGTCCCCTGGATCCTGGTCGAGCGCGGCGGCGACATCTGTCACGAGCTGGAAGAGGTCGGTCGCGAGTACTCGGCGGACGCGATCGTGGTCGGCTCCACGCACGGCATCGTCGGCCGGCTCTTCGGTTCGGTCGCGGGACGGCTCGCGAAGCGCGCGCAGCGCCCGGTCGTCGTGATCCCCTGACCGGCCCTCCCGCGGCCCCGGTCCGAACTCCCCTGCTGTCCCTGCGGTCCCTTCTTCCCCCTCTTCACCGCTTGCCGGGTGAGGCACCGTCAACTCCCTGACACACCAGGCATGTACGGAAATCTACCCATGCGTAACAGGTGGATTGTGCGCTTGTGAAGGGTAGATATCCGGTCGCTGGGATTGCAGCACATGGCGCAGCACAACTGCACAGGACAGGAAGGGAGCCCGCCGTGGACAACGGAGTCTCTGCGGGAACTGGTTCTACTTCGACTCTCGGCAACCTCGCCCTCGGGCTGACGCTGCTGGCCTTCGGTGTGGGCAACACCGGAGTGATCGACAACGTCTCCGCCGCCGATGCCGCCGCGCTCGCGACGTGGGTCGGCGGAGTGGCGCTCTTCGTCGTCGGCCTGCTCGAGTTCCGTGCGGGCAACGGCGGTTCGGGAACGGCCTTCGCCGGTCTCGGCGCCTTCTGGTTCACCTGGGGGACCGCCGTGGGCGGCGAGACCTCGGCCGAGGCGGCGGGCCTGTTCATGCTGCTGTGGGCGCTGCTCGCGCTGACGCTGACCGCCGCCGCCTCCGGCAGCGGTGTGCTGGGCCAAGGGGTGTACGGGCTGCTGACCCTCGCGCTGCTGCTGGGCGGCATCGCCGCCTTCGCGGGCAACGAGGGCCTGGCCAAGGCCGGCGGCTGGGTCGGCGCGGTCGCGGGCCTGGTGGCCTGGTACGGCGCGACGGCGGCGCTCGCCAAGTGGCCGACGTTCACGGGACGCGCTGCCGGCCGGCGGGTGACGGCCACCGGCTGAGGCCCGCGGGCCTCACGGCAGCTCCAGGGGCGGGCGCTGCGGGTGGCGCCCGTCCGCCGAAAAGGGAACGCCCCCTGTGTGCACGGTGGCACACACAGGGGGCGTTCCTCATGAAGCGGTCCCGCGACCGTCGACCACGCGACTACTCGACGGTGACGGACTTGGCGAGGTTGCGCGGCTTGTCGATGTCCCGGCCGAGCGCCAGCGCGGTGTGGTAGGCGAGGAGCTGGAGCGGGATGCCCATCAGGATCGGGTCCAGTTCGTCCTCGTTCTTCGGCACCACGATGGTGTGGTCGGCCTTCTCCTGCTCGCGGTGGGCGACGGCGAGGATGCGGCCGCTGCGCGCCTTGATCTCCTCGAGCGCCGCCCGGTTCTTCTCCAGCAGCTCGTCGTCCGGCACGATCGCCACGGTGGGCAGCGCGGGCTCGATGAGCGCGAGGGGGCCGTGCTTGAGCTCGGAGGCGGGGTAGGCCTCCGCGTGGATGTAGGAGATCTCCTTGAGCTTCAGGGAGGCCTCGAGCGCCACCGGGTAGCCGCGCACCCGGCCGATGAACATCATCGACTTGGCGTCCGCGTACTCCTCGGCCAGCTTCTTGATGTCGGCCTCGGACTCGAGGATCTCGCTGATCTGCGCGGGCAGCTTGCGCAGGCCCTCGATGATCCGCTTGCCCTCGGCGACGGACAGGTCGCGGATGCGGCCCAGGTGCAGGGCGAGCAGGGCGAAGGCGACGACCGTGTTGGTGAAGCACTTCGTGGAGACGACGCAGACCTCGGGGCCGGCGTGGACGTACGTGCCGCCGTCGGCCTCACGGGCGATGGCGGAGCCCACCACGTTCACCACGCCGAGGACGCGGGCGCCCTTGCGCTTGAGCTCCTGGACGGCCGCGAGGACGTCGTAGGTCTCACCGGACTGCGAGACGGCGATGTACAGGGTGTCGGGGTCCACGACCGGGTTGCGGTAGCGGAACTCGGAGGCCGGCTCGGCGTCGGCGGGGATACGGGCGAGGGACTCGATGAGTCCGGCGCCGATCAGACCCGCGTGGTACGAGGTGCCGCAGCCGAGGATCTTCACGCGGCGGATGCCGCGGGCCTCGCGGGCGTCGAGGTTCA
Coding sequences within:
- a CDS encoding universal stress protein — protein: MAGHEIPEPADRKQVADPLSDLRAAEEARHSCDPAFRHGVVVGFDGSTSSERALAYAIGMARRTGSGLIIVHVANRLPTTVWAGCEPPVFVDVPDHRTEVLGLELACADYLAEVPWILVERGGDICHELEEVGREYSADAIVVGSTHGIVGRLFGSVAGRLAKRAQRPVVVIP
- a CDS encoding acetate uptake transporter, encoding MDNGVSAGTGSTSTLGNLALGLTLLAFGVGNTGVIDNVSAADAAALATWVGGVALFVVGLLEFRAGNGGSGTAFAGLGAFWFTWGTAVGGETSAEAAGLFMLLWALLALTLTAAASGSGVLGQGVYGLLTLALLLGGIAAFAGNEGLAKAGGWVGAVAGLVAWYGATAALAKWPTFTGRAAGRRVTATG
- the glmS gene encoding glutamine--fructose-6-phosphate transaminase (isomerizing), with protein sequence MCGIVGYIGKRDVAPLLLEGLQRLEYRGYDSAGVVISSPKSPGLKMVKAKGRVRDLEARVPKRFAGTTGIAHTRWATHGAPSDINSHPHLDPENKVAVVHNGIVDNAAELRVKLEADGVVFASETDTEVITHLIARSQATTLEEKVREAVKAIEGTYGIAVMHADFADRIVVARNGSPVVLGIGEKEMFVASDVAALVAHTRQIVTLDDGEMATLKADDFRTYTTTGASTTATPETVEWEAASYDMGGHDTYMHKEISEQPDAVDRVLRGRIDDRFNTVHLGGLNLDAREARGIRRVKILGCGTSYHAGLIGAGLIESLARIPADAEPASEFRYRNPVVDPDTLYIAVSQSGETYDVLAAVQELKRKGARVLGVVNVVGSAIAREADGGTYVHAGPEVCVVSTKCFTNTVVAFALLALHLGRIRDLSVAEGKRIIEGLRKLPAQISEILESEADIKKLAEEYADAKSMMFIGRVRGYPVALEASLKLKEISYIHAEAYPASELKHGPLALIEPALPTVAIVPDDELLEKNRAALEEIKARSGRILAVAHREQEKADHTIVVPKNEDELDPILMGIPLQLLAYHTALALGRDIDKPRNLAKSVTVE